From Phragmites australis chromosome 5, lpPhrAust1.1, whole genome shotgun sequence, a single genomic window includes:
- the LOC133918644 gene encoding putative transcription factor bHLH041 isoform X1, with product MDTLFVLGQESRLRILQQAAARVPGCAYLCAWAPLPAQPASSSSSSSAATSARLLCCLDAWLCNGGAGRGDGGRARLLFDEYRRSLCAAVSGCVPGWAYNDGRAYIELPAHDLTSSASLPVQLQFYQEAGIKMAAFMGCESGEIEVGMSTAASGSPISLEASLQQVFSEDFFQQSLLEELLHLPPTRPSSPSSSLPSVSVDSPAAEGSTSLLRTMAVTSAATSSSVERKVPVPLLLHPRPPLPVPFGRHGHVHFPSAEADDAAMAQAMLAVISATSSSALLTSSTTTPPPGNHRACRSPRRLCFTAFRPYNAAFALRAPRRLPGKPGQRMIKMGISILRRMHMLRFSRESTTGAAMAQPPAPTSSQLNHMISERRRRERLNESFEALRGLLPPGSKKDKATVLAKTLEYMNILVAQIADLEARNRSLQTRANQRANGGSKERSYSSEQQVVLQAGLSGTPERVQVHVSGGASTSSSSSSGPREVTVRVAEGDVSELVARVLAAIKEMGCFTVVVVDARRASDGIAQATFTLRATAAGEFDEASLREAVTKAAEDSATPPSDYS from the exons ATGGACACCCTCTTCGTGCTCGGCCAGGAGTCCCGACTGCGCATCCTCCAGCAGGCGGCGGCGCGTGTCCCCGGCTGTGCCTACCTCTGCGCCTGGGCGCCCCTCCCTGCCCAGCCGGCTTcttcgtcctcatcatcctcagCTGCCACCAg CGCCCGCCTGTTGTGCTGCCTGGACGCATGGCTCTGCAACGGCGGAGCTGGCCGCGGTGACGGCGGCCGCGCGCGCTTGCTTTTCGACGAGTACCGGCGGTCGCTCTGTGCGGCCGTCAGCGG GTGTGTGCCGGGGTGGGCGTACAACGACGGCCGCGCGTACATAGAGCTGCCGGCGCACGACCTGACGTCCTCGGCGTCGCTGCCGGTGCAGCTTCAGTTCTACCAG GAAGCTGGCATTAAG ATGGCGGCCTTCATGGGATGCGAAAGCGGCGAGATCGAGGTCGGCATGTCGACGGCGGCAAGCGGGTCGCCGATAAGCTTGGAGGCGAGCTTGCAGCAGGTCTTTTCGGAGGACTTCTTCCAACAGTCGCTGCTCGAGGAGCTGCTGCACCTGCCGCCGACGCGGccgtcgtcgccgtcctcctccctgCCGTCCGTCTCCGTGGACAGCCCCGCGGCCGAGGGCTCGACGTCGCTCCTCCGCACGATGGCCGTGACTTCGGCCGCCACTTCATCCTCTGTAGAGCGGAAGGTGCCGGTGCCGCTGCTGCTCCACCCACGTCCGCCGCTCCCCGTCCCCTTCGGCCGGCATGGCCACGTGCACTTCCCGAGCGCCGAGGCCGACGACGCCGCGATGGCGCAGGCGATGCTCGCCGTCATCTCCGCCACGTCGTCCTCGGCGCTGCTGACTTCGTCCACGACGACGCCTCCTCCGGGCAACCACCGCGCGTGCCGGTCTCCGCGGCGTCTGTGCTTTACGGCGTTCCGGCCGTACAACGCGGCCTTTGCGCTGAGGGCGCCGCGGCGGCTGCCGGGCAAGCCCGGGCAGCGGATGATCAAGATGGGCATATCGATTCTGAGGAGGATGCACATGCTTCGGTTCAGCCGGGAGAGCACCACCGGCGCCGCGATGGCGCAGCCACCGGCGCCGACGAGTAGCCAGCTGAACCATATGATATCGGAGCGGAGGCGGCGGGAGAGGCTCAACGAGAGCTTCGAGGCGCTTAGAGGGTTGCTCCCTCCGGGATCAAAG AAGGACAAGGCTACCGTCCTTGCCAAGACGCTGGAGTACATGAACATTCTGGTAGCCCAGATCGCCGATCTCGAGGCGAGGAACCGAAGCCTCCAGACCCGAGCTAACCAGCGTGCCAATGGCGGCTCCAAGGAAAGGTCGTACTCGTCGGAGCAACAAGTGGTGCTCCAGGCCGGTCTAAGCGGCACGCCAGAGAGGGTGCAAGTCCACGTGAGCGGTGGCGCCtcgacgtcgtcgtcgtcgtcgtcaggGCCTCGAGAGGTGACTGTACGGGTGGCGGAGGGCGATGTGTCGGAGCTGGTGGCCCGTGTGCTCGCGGCGATCAAGGAGATGGGGTGTTTCACGGTGGTGGTCGTCGACGCCAGGCGAGCGAGCGATGGCATTGCTCAGGCCACCTTTACACTGCGAGCAACG GCGGCTGGTGAATTTGACGAGGCGTCGTTGAGGGAAGCAGTGACGAAGGCTGCCGAGGATTCGGCGACACCGCCGTCAGACTACTCGTAG
- the LOC133918644 gene encoding putative transcription factor bHLH041 isoform X3, with the protein MDTLFVLGQESRLRILQQAAARVPGCAYLCAWAPLPAQPASSSSSSSAATRCVPGWAYNDGRAYIELPAHDLTSSASLPVQLQFYQEAGIKMAAFMGCESGEIEVGMSTAASGSPISLEASLQQVFSEDFFQQSLLEELLHLPPTRPSSPSSSLPSVSVDSPAAEGSTSLLRTMAVTSAATSSSVERKVPVPLLLHPRPPLPVPFGRHGHVHFPSAEADDAAMAQAMLAVISATSSSALLTSSTTTPPPGNHRACRSPRRLCFTAFRPYNAAFALRAPRRLPGKPGQRMIKMGISILRRMHMLRFSRESTTGAAMAQPPAPTSSQLNHMISERRRRERLNESFEALRGLLPPGSKKDKATVLAKTLEYMNILVAQIADLEARNRSLQTRANQRANGGSKERSYSSEQQVVLQAGLSGTPERVQVHVSGGASTSSSSSSGPREVTVRVAEGDVSELVARVLAAIKEMGCFTVVVVDARRASDGIAQATFTLRATAAGEFDEASLREAVTKAAEDSATPPSDYS; encoded by the exons ATGGACACCCTCTTCGTGCTCGGCCAGGAGTCCCGACTGCGCATCCTCCAGCAGGCGGCGGCGCGTGTCCCCGGCTGTGCCTACCTCTGCGCCTGGGCGCCCCTCCCTGCCCAGCCGGCTTcttcgtcctcatcatcctcagCTGCCACCAg GTGTGTGCCGGGGTGGGCGTACAACGACGGCCGCGCGTACATAGAGCTGCCGGCGCACGACCTGACGTCCTCGGCGTCGCTGCCGGTGCAGCTTCAGTTCTACCAG GAAGCTGGCATTAAG ATGGCGGCCTTCATGGGATGCGAAAGCGGCGAGATCGAGGTCGGCATGTCGACGGCGGCAAGCGGGTCGCCGATAAGCTTGGAGGCGAGCTTGCAGCAGGTCTTTTCGGAGGACTTCTTCCAACAGTCGCTGCTCGAGGAGCTGCTGCACCTGCCGCCGACGCGGccgtcgtcgccgtcctcctccctgCCGTCCGTCTCCGTGGACAGCCCCGCGGCCGAGGGCTCGACGTCGCTCCTCCGCACGATGGCCGTGACTTCGGCCGCCACTTCATCCTCTGTAGAGCGGAAGGTGCCGGTGCCGCTGCTGCTCCACCCACGTCCGCCGCTCCCCGTCCCCTTCGGCCGGCATGGCCACGTGCACTTCCCGAGCGCCGAGGCCGACGACGCCGCGATGGCGCAGGCGATGCTCGCCGTCATCTCCGCCACGTCGTCCTCGGCGCTGCTGACTTCGTCCACGACGACGCCTCCTCCGGGCAACCACCGCGCGTGCCGGTCTCCGCGGCGTCTGTGCTTTACGGCGTTCCGGCCGTACAACGCGGCCTTTGCGCTGAGGGCGCCGCGGCGGCTGCCGGGCAAGCCCGGGCAGCGGATGATCAAGATGGGCATATCGATTCTGAGGAGGATGCACATGCTTCGGTTCAGCCGGGAGAGCACCACCGGCGCCGCGATGGCGCAGCCACCGGCGCCGACGAGTAGCCAGCTGAACCATATGATATCGGAGCGGAGGCGGCGGGAGAGGCTCAACGAGAGCTTCGAGGCGCTTAGAGGGTTGCTCCCTCCGGGATCAAAG AAGGACAAGGCTACCGTCCTTGCCAAGACGCTGGAGTACATGAACATTCTGGTAGCCCAGATCGCCGATCTCGAGGCGAGGAACCGAAGCCTCCAGACCCGAGCTAACCAGCGTGCCAATGGCGGCTCCAAGGAAAGGTCGTACTCGTCGGAGCAACAAGTGGTGCTCCAGGCCGGTCTAAGCGGCACGCCAGAGAGGGTGCAAGTCCACGTGAGCGGTGGCGCCtcgacgtcgtcgtcgtcgtcgtcaggGCCTCGAGAGGTGACTGTACGGGTGGCGGAGGGCGATGTGTCGGAGCTGGTGGCCCGTGTGCTCGCGGCGATCAAGGAGATGGGGTGTTTCACGGTGGTGGTCGTCGACGCCAGGCGAGCGAGCGATGGCATTGCTCAGGCCACCTTTACACTGCGAGCAACG GCGGCTGGTGAATTTGACGAGGCGTCGTTGAGGGAAGCAGTGACGAAGGCTGCCGAGGATTCGGCGACACCGCCGTCAGACTACTCGTAG
- the LOC133918644 gene encoding putative transcription factor bHLH041 isoform X2 — MDTLFVLGQESRLRILQQAAARVPGCAYLCAWAPLPAQPASSSSSSSAATSARLLCCLDAWLCNGGAGRGDGGRARLLFDEYRRSLCAAVSGCVPGWAYNDGRAYIELPAHDLTSSASLPVQLQFYQMAAFMGCESGEIEVGMSTAASGSPISLEASLQQVFSEDFFQQSLLEELLHLPPTRPSSPSSSLPSVSVDSPAAEGSTSLLRTMAVTSAATSSSVERKVPVPLLLHPRPPLPVPFGRHGHVHFPSAEADDAAMAQAMLAVISATSSSALLTSSTTTPPPGNHRACRSPRRLCFTAFRPYNAAFALRAPRRLPGKPGQRMIKMGISILRRMHMLRFSRESTTGAAMAQPPAPTSSQLNHMISERRRRERLNESFEALRGLLPPGSKKDKATVLAKTLEYMNILVAQIADLEARNRSLQTRANQRANGGSKERSYSSEQQVVLQAGLSGTPERVQVHVSGGASTSSSSSSGPREVTVRVAEGDVSELVARVLAAIKEMGCFTVVVVDARRASDGIAQATFTLRATAAGEFDEASLREAVTKAAEDSATPPSDYS; from the exons ATGGACACCCTCTTCGTGCTCGGCCAGGAGTCCCGACTGCGCATCCTCCAGCAGGCGGCGGCGCGTGTCCCCGGCTGTGCCTACCTCTGCGCCTGGGCGCCCCTCCCTGCCCAGCCGGCTTcttcgtcctcatcatcctcagCTGCCACCAg CGCCCGCCTGTTGTGCTGCCTGGACGCATGGCTCTGCAACGGCGGAGCTGGCCGCGGTGACGGCGGCCGCGCGCGCTTGCTTTTCGACGAGTACCGGCGGTCGCTCTGTGCGGCCGTCAGCGG GTGTGTGCCGGGGTGGGCGTACAACGACGGCCGCGCGTACATAGAGCTGCCGGCGCACGACCTGACGTCCTCGGCGTCGCTGCCGGTGCAGCTTCAGTTCTACCAG ATGGCGGCCTTCATGGGATGCGAAAGCGGCGAGATCGAGGTCGGCATGTCGACGGCGGCAAGCGGGTCGCCGATAAGCTTGGAGGCGAGCTTGCAGCAGGTCTTTTCGGAGGACTTCTTCCAACAGTCGCTGCTCGAGGAGCTGCTGCACCTGCCGCCGACGCGGccgtcgtcgccgtcctcctccctgCCGTCCGTCTCCGTGGACAGCCCCGCGGCCGAGGGCTCGACGTCGCTCCTCCGCACGATGGCCGTGACTTCGGCCGCCACTTCATCCTCTGTAGAGCGGAAGGTGCCGGTGCCGCTGCTGCTCCACCCACGTCCGCCGCTCCCCGTCCCCTTCGGCCGGCATGGCCACGTGCACTTCCCGAGCGCCGAGGCCGACGACGCCGCGATGGCGCAGGCGATGCTCGCCGTCATCTCCGCCACGTCGTCCTCGGCGCTGCTGACTTCGTCCACGACGACGCCTCCTCCGGGCAACCACCGCGCGTGCCGGTCTCCGCGGCGTCTGTGCTTTACGGCGTTCCGGCCGTACAACGCGGCCTTTGCGCTGAGGGCGCCGCGGCGGCTGCCGGGCAAGCCCGGGCAGCGGATGATCAAGATGGGCATATCGATTCTGAGGAGGATGCACATGCTTCGGTTCAGCCGGGAGAGCACCACCGGCGCCGCGATGGCGCAGCCACCGGCGCCGACGAGTAGCCAGCTGAACCATATGATATCGGAGCGGAGGCGGCGGGAGAGGCTCAACGAGAGCTTCGAGGCGCTTAGAGGGTTGCTCCCTCCGGGATCAAAG AAGGACAAGGCTACCGTCCTTGCCAAGACGCTGGAGTACATGAACATTCTGGTAGCCCAGATCGCCGATCTCGAGGCGAGGAACCGAAGCCTCCAGACCCGAGCTAACCAGCGTGCCAATGGCGGCTCCAAGGAAAGGTCGTACTCGTCGGAGCAACAAGTGGTGCTCCAGGCCGGTCTAAGCGGCACGCCAGAGAGGGTGCAAGTCCACGTGAGCGGTGGCGCCtcgacgtcgtcgtcgtcgtcgtcaggGCCTCGAGAGGTGACTGTACGGGTGGCGGAGGGCGATGTGTCGGAGCTGGTGGCCCGTGTGCTCGCGGCGATCAAGGAGATGGGGTGTTTCACGGTGGTGGTCGTCGACGCCAGGCGAGCGAGCGATGGCATTGCTCAGGCCACCTTTACACTGCGAGCAACG GCGGCTGGTGAATTTGACGAGGCGTCGTTGAGGGAAGCAGTGACGAAGGCTGCCGAGGATTCGGCGACACCGCCGTCAGACTACTCGTAG
- the LOC133918644 gene encoding putative transcription factor bHLH041 isoform X4 has product MDTLFVLGQESRLRILQQAAARVPGCAYLCAWAPLPAQPASSSSSSSAATRCVPGWAYNDGRAYIELPAHDLTSSASLPVQLQFYQMAAFMGCESGEIEVGMSTAASGSPISLEASLQQVFSEDFFQQSLLEELLHLPPTRPSSPSSSLPSVSVDSPAAEGSTSLLRTMAVTSAATSSSVERKVPVPLLLHPRPPLPVPFGRHGHVHFPSAEADDAAMAQAMLAVISATSSSALLTSSTTTPPPGNHRACRSPRRLCFTAFRPYNAAFALRAPRRLPGKPGQRMIKMGISILRRMHMLRFSRESTTGAAMAQPPAPTSSQLNHMISERRRRERLNESFEALRGLLPPGSKKDKATVLAKTLEYMNILVAQIADLEARNRSLQTRANQRANGGSKERSYSSEQQVVLQAGLSGTPERVQVHVSGGASTSSSSSSGPREVTVRVAEGDVSELVARVLAAIKEMGCFTVVVVDARRASDGIAQATFTLRATAAGEFDEASLREAVTKAAEDSATPPSDYS; this is encoded by the exons ATGGACACCCTCTTCGTGCTCGGCCAGGAGTCCCGACTGCGCATCCTCCAGCAGGCGGCGGCGCGTGTCCCCGGCTGTGCCTACCTCTGCGCCTGGGCGCCCCTCCCTGCCCAGCCGGCTTcttcgtcctcatcatcctcagCTGCCACCAg GTGTGTGCCGGGGTGGGCGTACAACGACGGCCGCGCGTACATAGAGCTGCCGGCGCACGACCTGACGTCCTCGGCGTCGCTGCCGGTGCAGCTTCAGTTCTACCAG ATGGCGGCCTTCATGGGATGCGAAAGCGGCGAGATCGAGGTCGGCATGTCGACGGCGGCAAGCGGGTCGCCGATAAGCTTGGAGGCGAGCTTGCAGCAGGTCTTTTCGGAGGACTTCTTCCAACAGTCGCTGCTCGAGGAGCTGCTGCACCTGCCGCCGACGCGGccgtcgtcgccgtcctcctccctgCCGTCCGTCTCCGTGGACAGCCCCGCGGCCGAGGGCTCGACGTCGCTCCTCCGCACGATGGCCGTGACTTCGGCCGCCACTTCATCCTCTGTAGAGCGGAAGGTGCCGGTGCCGCTGCTGCTCCACCCACGTCCGCCGCTCCCCGTCCCCTTCGGCCGGCATGGCCACGTGCACTTCCCGAGCGCCGAGGCCGACGACGCCGCGATGGCGCAGGCGATGCTCGCCGTCATCTCCGCCACGTCGTCCTCGGCGCTGCTGACTTCGTCCACGACGACGCCTCCTCCGGGCAACCACCGCGCGTGCCGGTCTCCGCGGCGTCTGTGCTTTACGGCGTTCCGGCCGTACAACGCGGCCTTTGCGCTGAGGGCGCCGCGGCGGCTGCCGGGCAAGCCCGGGCAGCGGATGATCAAGATGGGCATATCGATTCTGAGGAGGATGCACATGCTTCGGTTCAGCCGGGAGAGCACCACCGGCGCCGCGATGGCGCAGCCACCGGCGCCGACGAGTAGCCAGCTGAACCATATGATATCGGAGCGGAGGCGGCGGGAGAGGCTCAACGAGAGCTTCGAGGCGCTTAGAGGGTTGCTCCCTCCGGGATCAAAG AAGGACAAGGCTACCGTCCTTGCCAAGACGCTGGAGTACATGAACATTCTGGTAGCCCAGATCGCCGATCTCGAGGCGAGGAACCGAAGCCTCCAGACCCGAGCTAACCAGCGTGCCAATGGCGGCTCCAAGGAAAGGTCGTACTCGTCGGAGCAACAAGTGGTGCTCCAGGCCGGTCTAAGCGGCACGCCAGAGAGGGTGCAAGTCCACGTGAGCGGTGGCGCCtcgacgtcgtcgtcgtcgtcgtcaggGCCTCGAGAGGTGACTGTACGGGTGGCGGAGGGCGATGTGTCGGAGCTGGTGGCCCGTGTGCTCGCGGCGATCAAGGAGATGGGGTGTTTCACGGTGGTGGTCGTCGACGCCAGGCGAGCGAGCGATGGCATTGCTCAGGCCACCTTTACACTGCGAGCAACG GCGGCTGGTGAATTTGACGAGGCGTCGTTGAGGGAAGCAGTGACGAAGGCTGCCGAGGATTCGGCGACACCGCCGTCAGACTACTCGTAG